TCTCCTTCGCTGCATTCGTCTGTCTTCGATGGCTTTGCTCAGTTTCCAGCATTTCTTGCAACTGCCTCGTTTGCAGAAAAAGGCAGCGTCCCTTTGCCTGAACACCACGTTACATTTGTTCCACCACAGCTAGACGAAGCCCCGTGGTCCTCTCCAGCCGCAGTGTCATCAGAAGGTTGTGCAGTCTCCTTCTTATCTGCAAGCGAAACAAAGCTATATctccatattttaaaaaaaaaattacaatgctacaaaacaaatgtgtaaCGAATGAATGCCAAGTTGTTTGTCAGAGCATCatcaaataaagtaaaaatgactATAATGAAGGTACATGTTTTGTTGGACACCAGACCACTGATGTTTTATAACAACATTTCAAAGCTACTGACAAcaacaaagtaaataaaaaaaatatcactattaaaaatgtaataaaacaaaGATTATCTCACTTACCAATGACCTCAACttcagtggagcagctggtcgAAGGGGAGGACTTGCTTTTTGTGGATGAAGGGTCGCATACTGTCGGGCTGTTCCTTTCTATAATGTCCATGGAAAAAACTGTTGCTTTTGTTCCTAATGTTTTAGCTAGATTGTCAAACCGgggacatttgtttttttttccccccccatttCTCTATATTTTGAGCCTAGGTTTCATATAACTTTGATCAAGTTTTTTCACTTTCACGTTGCACTGCTTGGGAGACGACGCAAACGCTCCATTGTTAATTTTCTCGCCTAACATGACTGCATTTTTAAGTCATTCCCGCCAGTTGGGTTATTTGTGCAAATGCCCAAATGTTTCAGGGTGACTCACCATACGGCTCACTGTTTGTAGCACGCAGTAGCGTTAGCACTTAGCAACACCGCGAACACAACAGACAAcctgcctatccattaccacagcgaacaggaagggactcagtgcggatccctgatgcagtcccaccaccaccttaaattcttctgtaacgcctaaggcacacctcaccgcttttctcctgccctcatacatgtcctgtactattgtaacatatttctccgccacaccggagttgcttatgcagtaccacagttcctcacttggtactctgtcatagactttctctagatccacaatgtagctccttccgaccgtctctgtacttttcaattagaatcctcaaggcaaataatgcatcggtggtactctttctggacatgaaaccatactgttgctcgcagctggcgcaaggtgtctggggcgttacgtgacagaagactctccgctaggatgaaaggcaaagtctataaaacagttgggaggccggccatgatgtacgaattggagacggtggcactgaagaaacaacaggaagcagaactggaggtagcagaaatgaagatgctgaggttctcggttagtgtgaacaggttggataggattagaaatgagctcattagagggacagccaaagttgggggttttggagacaaggttcacagactgatggtttggacatgttcagaggcgagagggtaagtatattggtagaagggtggtgaggatggagctgcctggccaaaaaccgagaggaagaccaaagaaaaggttgatggatgttgtgagggaggacatgaagacgaagactgtgagtgttagagaggaagatccacgagataggctgagatggaaaaagatgacacgctgaaaagaagaagccgacCCCTGGCTAGTGGATACGGTGGATTATGTTTCCTGCACTTGGGTCAGTTCGAGGCCGTTTGGTATTCACACCACGAACGAACCTTAGAGTCTGTCTGGAATTagagtgagagagataacctgAAATTGTAGGTCCTGGAATGGTTGTTTTGGTGCACACCAGGATTCACTTGTTCGTATACAATCTTACATAAATGGTCAGGATTAAGAGGGAAATAATTAATAGTTCATTTAAAGTGGGCCAATTGTAGCAGGTGTGAATAAACCCTTAAAATTGGCAGGTTACCTGACCATGTCTGCTACCTtggttaatttattttgtgtctttGTATTAAGCGCAAAGGCTTTTCATTTTCTCGTAGAACTGCAGCCAGTATTTCTTGATGCCTTGTTCTGCCAACTCTTTGGTAATTTTTTCCAAATACCACCTGACTGCAATGTGCCCCATGTATTCGTCCGTtgtaaagactttttttcaGCACTAAACTTTTCCACCATTACTTTTCttgcctgtattttttttaacaattatgaCATTTGTCACCTTTTGATGGAATATCGTTTGGATGATTACGACCTGAGCGTCCAGACTGCAGTCGCTTCCGATACATATGCGATTTTTATCCTTATACGAAAGAGGCCAAGCCTCAGAGGCCATCAGAATTAGTACTGTTCACTGTGACATGAAGGGTTAGGCAGGGGGAGAAAATCAGATACATGTCATGTATAGGCAAAACAAATCGGAATTGACCTTCAGTATGAAAATCAACTTAGTTATTATTAATCGGAGCCACATGCTTGTTAGCTCACGAGCTAGGTGGTAGTTATGGCCTGTGGTCATAGCATGGCAAAATGGTCAACCTGGTGGCATATATTCAGTCACCGGAGCCCTTAAGCGGAAACATTTTCACGGCTCTAACGTAGGGTTCTGTAGGCATACGAAGGATCCaagatgatccatccatttttctgcagCGTACGGTTCCAACACATTCAGAGGACATGCCCACAGCATTGGAGAATGGACACAATGCCTCGATTTTCCATGATTTTGTAGCCTcattagatatatattttttttaattattcaaatgtGGGAGGGTTGCTAAATACTTTTCTGTGACATGGctcaaatttaaaagaaaaacaaatttttcattttacagggACTTTTGGGATGAATTGTGAAACTTGAGCACAAAAGTTGGCCCACCCCTGAGAAAGGCTCGACTTGTATATTGCCGGGGAAGGTGATTTACCTGGAATATCTGTCTTGATTGTCTTGCTGCCTCCGGAAgtgtcgtcatcgtcgtcgtctGAGGAGCTGGTGCTGGAGTCGCACGTGAGCTCGCTGTCGCTGGTGCTGCTGTCCTGCAGCAGGTTGTATTTCTTCCGCGCCGCCGCCTCGCGCTTTTGCCGTAGCAGGCGCATGCGCTCCTTGTGTTTCTGGCTGCGGTGGCCTTTCACCTTTACCTGCTTGCCATTTATTTGCTTCTCTGGCCCGCTCGCTCCCAGCGCAGCAGGCTGGCAGCGGTTCTTTTTCGCCGCCATTGCGTTGGGCGGCGCCTCGCTCTCCGAACGTGAGCGGCGGGATTTTCTCCCGCTGGTTTGCCGATCGGCTTCCTTACTGGGGTCGGCTTCCATTTTAGTCTGCGCCTCCTCTCCGCCGCCTTCGGCCCCCGAAGAGAGCGTATCCGAGTCAGCCAGGTGGCCGCTAGACGAGGGGGAGAGCATGCAGGGATTGGACGAGTCACTTTCGTAAATGTGACGAGAAGCCGGTTTCTCACTCCCCGTGGAGGCCCTCTGGGATTCAGGGGAGTCTCTGCGGAGCTCCTTCATCAAACACGGCATTGAAAGGAGACTCTGCTCGCCTTCCGTGTGCAAGGGGCTGTCGTCCTCCTTTTCCCTTGGTGGTGAACTGGTACTCGTGGTGGTCTCGGTTTTTAGGTGTTCATCCTGGACCGATGTGGTTCCTGATTGCGCTTCGTCGAGGCGCTCAGAAAGACACTCCGCATCAACAAATTCCTCTGCCTTTTCTGAATCAGCCATCTTCATGCTAGTTCAGCAAAATGGCCTATGGTCCAACAAAAGTGGACCAAGGTGCCTTGAAAGGCACTCACCTGgaacaaggaaagaaaaaatgtcaccaaTCTCAATGTTGggctacaacaacaaacagACAAATGGATGCATCATATCGTATACATCTTCACAATCCATACTTAAACGCATATAGCACTTTTCAAGAACTTACAGGGATAGTAAAATGTAAGCAGTTGGCCGTCGGCTGAAAACCAGCCGACTTGATAGCAAACATCAGCGTAATGAGATTGAAGAGGGTGAAAAATTTTGCAAGATGCAGAGAAGTCTTGATCATTATCGGCAGTAGAAGTTAAGAACAGATAACTTGTTGTTGAACGTAAGGTATGCCATGTGCCCAAAATGTTAAACTGTCATAATTGAGACAAATATACTTCTATAGCTGTTTCAGGTTGTAATACGTGATTAAAAATAACGGTTTGGTCTGTAAAATGTTAGGAAATAGGAGAAATGCTCCACACTTGTAAGACCAATAAAGCTAAGGATTCATTTGCTATGCACAtgtttaaatacacaaagagTACAGTATGTACCAGTGATTCAACGGCAAACAATCCCAGGCTTCAGTCATTTTaactgcaatgttttttttttttggctccacCGTATCACAAAAACAATACTCCAAACAACTAATCACTCCCAACATAAGTCGTGCACTGACTTTTGGGGGTAGTAACGGCAGCAGACACTCAACCTAATTCAGTTAATATATCATAAGCAGCCTGCATGTGAAACATTCCCGGTGTATATTTGTAAATGCCCGCTAAGTCTTCCCAAGCCCTCATTAAGTCGGGCGAGCAACTCGAGACATCTACTTGTGCCAGAATGAATGACTTTGCTAGTTGACGCCtgtggctagctagctagctagctaacacgAACCAGCCAGCCAACTGAAGCTACGCAACGAAGGCTAGACACGGTTCCAAATGTGCTCCGCGAGCTTAGTAAACCGCAAAAGTcgcctgttttttttgtttgtttgttccatGTGCCAGGCTATTGCATAACGTAGCAGCTGCGTCCTCACACGAAACCAAGGCGAGAATGTTGACGCGGCTAACTTAGCTCACTCAGTCGAGCTAACTTACTTAGCAGTCTACTGCGACAGTTACTCACCACCGTGTTAACGAGCTCCTTTTCCCGGAGCCAGACTCGTCAACATCTTCGTCGTTTTGCCCCCTACTGTGACCCGCGAAGCGTCGTACATTAACCCGTcacaaactgtgaaaaaaataaaaaaaactgggcCGATGTGTCTTTCTTGTCGCAGTGCTCTCACCCATTCGGGAGCTGTCAGGTGGTGTAGCATTTAGCCGTTAGCtacatgtttattttaaaatgtctgcGTCGGCCTCACAAAGCACCCGCGTCACTTCCACGGCCGTTGACGCGGGAGACAGCGCCCTCCTATGGCTGGAGCCACCGGAAGCCACCTTGTCTGACCACTGTAGTCATAAAAATATGTACGCGCGTGATATAGAGCACTTTACACAAAAtatcaccccccaaaaaaaactttaacttCTTTACCAGcgttaaaataatacaataccTAACATAATGTAATATAGAATCATAATAAAGTACGCTTCGGTGTACATAATAAAACGACGGGTATATCTTATtcctataaaaaaatatatatcattttattccaagccactgtaacattatgcagttGAAACTTTAAAAACGACTtaattattcaattaaaatgcattgcacatTCATGAAAGATGTCCCTCCGTCCTTTTTAATAGTTAGAAAAGATTAACAGGAAGTTGATTCTAATTGAAATTCTAACGACTCTGAAATAAACTTAATAAATAATCGGACTGGATTTAAGAATGTTGACTCCGCTGTAATTCTTATACGGTTTGAACATTTAACTAAGCAACTATTTTATTTACCACTAGAGGGTAGTCGCGTATCACGAGCGGTAGACCTACTCGTGCCACACTTCTGACTACACTCGAATATAGTACATAAGTATACTACGTATATATAAAGTAATATATGTCATATccctttcaaacaaaaaaacatgtagaaACAAACCTCTGGATTCATATTACAGGGGTTTAGTTGAGTTTATTTGTCCAATATTATCTTGAATTTTATGATTACTTTCAATGGACctgttatttatatataatatttcaagtatactgtatatcacgTGTGTCAAATTCATTCCTGTCACCGGCCACATCATaattacggtttccctcagagggttagggttatgtacagtatttataaatgtataatcatCTCCCATTTGTGCAtgacaaatacacaacaaattgatggataacttGCTATACAATCAAAAACTATTGAACACTGCTCAACTATTactcattttcttattttcaaaggctgattggaaacaaaaaaaaacacgcttgCAATTTTCGACGTTAAAGATAAAGACAAAAGGCTAAAGACAGTTtggaaatgtgacattttaagCAAGAAACATGACGTCAAggaacatgatttgcttttgcaatATGGATGAGGTAGACCCTAtttggccccgggccttgagtttgagacccatGCTACATATGATTGGCTTCCTATTTCATCGCTGCAATATAAATGTAATCTGTACTCAGAATTCGGGCCAGTACCCAAAAAAGTTtgtctcacacacaaaaaaaaaaatcctgtttttcggGCTATTTTTTTGGACTAATAATTTTCCCCTGTTTTTCAGActaatttttttctatttttcggCCTAAGCGTATCTCCAAGTGTCTTAATCCCagctcaaaataaaatatgatcaaACTAAATAAGATAGGCATTTTCCTTATCAAGTTGTCCGGCAAGTCAATTGTTGTTCACAGGTTCTCACGAGTTCGATGTGTCGATGtgataactaaaaaaaaaatagtccaaaaaacagacagggaaaaaaattgtccgaaaaacggaaaaaaaatcccgaaaaacagggagaaaaaaatttgGCCGAaaaacagaggggaaaaaattgtcaaaaaaaacccagaaaaaaatagcccaaaaaacaggaagaaaaaaaattgtccaaaaaaacagaaaaaaattgtccaaaaaacagggggggggcattggcccgaaaaactgaaaaaaatagcctgaaaaacagggagaaaaaaaattgtctgaaaaacagaaaaaaattgtcagaaaaatgttagcccgaaaaacagaaggaaaaaaaatagtccgaCAAACGgaaaaaatagcccaaaaaacagggagaaaaaaatagcctgaacaacagggagagaaaaaaatagtcctaaaaacggaaaaaattgtccaaaaaaaaacagggggggGGAATATTAGGTGGAAAAACTGAATATTAGTCCAAAAACCAGAAAACAAATTAGCCCAAAAAACGGGaccttttttgtgtgcgtgtaacAGCAATACGCTTCTACTATTACTATTGAAGAGTACACGtgtgcttttctttttgtttatttctgttttgtgtCTTTGAACTTATCCCGTACGCGGGCCTACATCGCCCCCAAGCCGGCCAACGGTTGTACCGCATCCGCGTTGCTGGGTCCGGAGGACTCTGCCGTCCCGTCCCCATAGAGACAAGCTCCTACAACCGTTTGTCCCCCAcccaccctcctcctcctccccctcagcAGCGATGCCAGCGAATTTAAATTAGCGTCATTCGGACATTACTTGTGTCCCCCCCGAATTCTGACCTCGCGTTGTTTCACCGAACGGATTTGGTTTCATTTATTACCGTGGGATTAACCGGCGTTATCCAGAGAGAGGCCGGAGATTTGTTTCGCGCAGGGCGGGGAGGAGCATTATTATCGGGGGGAGTCTTTCGCCTCCTCCGCCAGTATGCTCCTGTAACAAGTCAAGATAGAAACAAGAGCGAGGACGGAGACAATGCGCCCGTAAAGGTGAGCTTTTTGTTCTTCTCCTCCTTGGAATGTCGACCACTGACCGCTAAAGAGAGCCGACCTGTCACCGGTCAACCTGTCTCGAGTCGGCTATGACAGCAACATGCTAACTGCGCTTCATTTGAATGGAAGCTAATCAACCCACAttctattttttctttaaaacaatgGTGTGAATTTTCCTTTGAATGAGATGAAAGTATCATCAGGTGCTCACAGCCCGAAAAATTCGTCATTTTTGGGCTAATATCGTTgtattttttaacaacaaacagGCCCTCGTTGCTTCTGATATGTCAAAGTCTCACCTGCCTCCCTTGTTCAGTAATTAGCCGTGTACTGTATTTcttatattgttattattttaagaTGGAGGTTAGCACAGTCACCTGATGGATTTCTAAACACTTCAAATTAGCTTCCTTAGTGGTGTAATTTTAAACATATAAACGTTTTAAGTCAAGAAGTATCTCTAAATAGACGACAATGTGTTAGCGTTTATCTCTAAAATAGAGGTTCATAATAGAAATGTTATGTTCTGGTCCAACCATTGAAAAAAGGATCAAACCATGtagtttaaaatgcatttttttttttttttttgcaaagggcAACCTCAATTCTGTCTTCTTTTTTATGATATGAAAAATGCAACCAAAATAAACCAACAACTTGAACTGTAGTACTAAAACATGAATAATGGCATtctcagaagtttttttttcccccaaaaatgtattttattcactggtaatgcagtttaaaaagaaaaaaaaaacatttattgataTATCAACGTGGTGGTAAGtggttcgcctcacagttctcagggtGGTGCCgagggattcaaatcccagcgtTTCAGGTACTGCGGATTCTTCCgacatttccaaaacatggaAATTGTCCTTAGTCTGAATTGTTTTTTGACTAAATGGGTCCCATGAGTGGTAGGCGACGAGTCCATGATGTACAGTTCCGCTCCTTGGCTAAAGTCATCTTGGATAGGTTCCACCTCGCCTGCGATTCTAATAAGTAGAACTGTAAACGGATGATTATTTTGTTCGTGACAAGTCGCGTTTTAGTCCAGCAAGTCCTAAACCAAGCAATTTACAGTATATCTGACGAGTAAAGTTCCCCCGCCTCTGGTTACACCTCTCGTGTATGTTGTATTATTGTTTGTCATATGTAAAATCCTTTTTTCAAATAAACTAaaacaaaggtgtcaaactcatttttgtcgcgggccacattgtagaaATCGTTTATCGCGTCATCATATGGACGCGTGAAATTCATGacttttggaatcggaaatcaagggtaatgtggtTTTCAACTATTAGTGATGTTTGATAACGTAAAAACTCTTGCAATACCTCGACGTTAtgatttatatgacaattttaaattttggtacagatttgaacaagaatcacagaagttgacgaACATGATTTCCCTTCGCGGGCGGGCTGGatttggcccctgggccttcagtttgacacctgtgaagtAAAACAATGGAACCAAAAACCACACAGTATTAtatgtgtctttttttatttatttttttcagcatgGACGTGGAGGTGAGTGCCGGGCTGGGGGGCAGCACCAGGAGGAGAGCAGCGCAAGATTGCGTTCCAGTCGGAGGAGGAGTGGGCGGAAGCGTGGAGGTTCTGGTCGTACCTCCAGACCTGTACGACTCTGCCAGGGCCAAAATAGAAGCAAATCTCCGCTGGCTGCTGGCCAAAGCTTATGGCGTCGGTAAGACGTCCCTCTTTGCGCTATCGCTGCTCGAGCTTTTTGGACTCACGGCGGTATCGGCGTGTGGTTGCATGATTTTCCAGTTTACTGGATCATAAGAAATGGATCTCGAATCTGACAAAAAGTCCTGATCAACCTGAAATAACAGAATTCATTAGGGTTGAGGGTGGCTGttgcctatctcagctgtcgtTGTCAAGTCCAGTCAAGGCAAAAACAAGGCATATAGTTGTACAGCAAATATGccccattcacactcatattcatgtttgtaaacaATTCGAGTGCAATAAATCAAAGCTGACTTTTGCCaagagaagcagggtacacccttgaaGATTATTGCAGTgctgaaatgctttttttgtttgtttttttacacgttGTCTTTGAAAACTTGATTGTaaatgtcagctttacagatgccacagtCAAGATGTCTACCGTAATATGTATCGGATCCTTCATAGTAACGATCATAAGCAGCAACTAGTGGCATCTATTTGTGGTGTAGAGTTGTTGGAGCAATGAATTGAAGCAGGGTGTCTTTTTGAGTAAATGTTCCAAAGTAATATGTAAAATTTGTgagtattatttttacattgttttgttgCATGAAGAGTACAGTTTTGAACTTCAGTTATGGCATATTGTGGGcttaaagaccctgtaaagtggatttagagatgtttttctaaatacattatgCATGTCGGAAGATGAAAAAGTGGAAAGAATGCGAAATATCGATTGTTGAATTTTGGAGATATGGGTTTAAACCAGTCCctgacggtgtagtggtacacacgcctgcctttggtgcgggcaatgtgggatcgattcccgctcagtgatgatcTTGATATCTGCCttgcgactagttcagggtgtagtcctccTTTCgtccaaagctagctgggataggctccagctgtgccggaaaccttgtgaggataagcggctttgatCATGACATGAAACGTGAGATagttttaaactgttttttgggggggtacatGGCTATGGCATGAATTGTCCCTCTTCGACAATAGTACAATTTAAAAGCTTGTTCGCATTAGTGGTTATCAGGGACAAATGTGAGTTACATAGTTATTACATCGTCTTGCTAGCTATTCCTACACCACGTTGGATGGGGTAAAGATTTTCTAAATGATCTTCACACTGCGGGCGGACGTTCTTGCTCGCCTCTCATGATTGCGCCAAAGGCTTTTATACATGGGTCAGTAGCCTTGCCAGCTCTCGACCGGCTCAACCCCTCGCCCTGGAACTGCTCCACATCACCAGGCCGTGTGCTAATGTGTGGAAACCACCCCTTGTTTCCGAAGCGGGTTTTTGTGTCACTCTGAGGACGAGCGTTAGCTGCGGGTCAATCATCCGTCAGTCATTCCAGCAAATTCATGCCGACTGCACAAGTGTTTTCTGGGTTGCGCGTCTTTCTGCGCAGCCTCGCTAACCTCGCCTCACACAGTTCCACATATTATTTCGTCTTCCGCATCCTGTGCGCCGGGGCACAGATCAGATGCCTCATAATAAACACCAACCCCTGTGGATCGTTCCTTGATCTAATTGGTTTCTCCCTGACGTCAGATATCGAGGAGCCGCTCCTCATGTTTTCCTTCTCTGCTCATCTAATCTATTGAGGATGCTAAATTTAGCATTTCAAAAGCCAACAGCAGCTACAACATGGACTATTTTTCAACTGTCGCTTCTTCAATTGCAGTTTCATTATGTTTATTGTTTGATGAACAGTTGCAGATGGAAACTCAAAACCCATAAAATTACTTCATCAGTTTCCTCATTGGAGTGCCTGCTTCTGGTTTTATGACCTCTTTTTACACTTCATAGTAAGCAAGcatttacttctttttctttcgaggtcttcaggggtcgccacagtctttagtaccaccgtctctaatccgtacatcatggccggcctcagcactcttttataaactttgcccttcatcctggccgatactctcctgtcacatagaacaccagacagcttTCTTTCAACTGTTCCATCTCGCATGGACcagttttttttacttccttaccacactcaccattgctctgtatcgttgaccgcaagtatttgaagtcatccaccctcaccatctcttctccctggagcttcactcttcctcctccgcccctctcatccacgcacatatattgttttacttcggctaatcttcattcctctcctttccagtgcgtacctccatctttctaattgttcctccgcctacttgctgctttcactgcagatcacaatatcatctgcgaacatcatggtccaaggggattccagtctaacctcgtccatcagcctatcaattactaccgcaaacaggaaggggctcagcgcggaaccctgatgcactcccacctccaccttaaattcttttcacACACCTTGCAAGTATTTACCAGAGACTCAAATAAATCCTCGCATCTGTGCCTCCATAAAGATCCTCACAATGAGTTCAAATGATTTGTCCACTGCAAACCGACCCACAATGTTGTGCTTCTCCGTGAGTGAGTCGGAATGGTGTTCACGCACTgctgtgtgtttttataaacCACACGATCCGCGCTCACATTAGTAGTGGTTTGTGTGCGCAGGCCAAAACACTCATTAGATTAAGGAGCAAACACTGGACTGTTCTGCCCTTCTGTCCCGGTGATAAAGTCACATGTTTAAGTGATTAATGGGATTGGAAGTGAAGACATACACTTGCTGCCGAACCTTCTTAAACTGAACAATGTGGTcttataggttttttttttcaacctatgCTAAGGATATCTACTGGGGTTGAGCAACCGGGACTGAAGCGATTCTTACTCCGTTCCCCACAGCCGAGCAcccaccacaaaacacaaactCATGGGGGTTGTAGGTTGTTTTTCCACAAGACCGGCATTCCCTATTACCATCTCCATGGCAAACGGCGGAGACGTTGAGGGGATAGCTGAGGCTACGAAAGTGGCGGAGTTAAAGGGGAAGTGGGCGGGGGGAGGAGGATTTTAATTGAGGGAGGCCAATATAAGCTTGGattcccaaacaaaaaaaaaggttgtcttCCATTCCCTAATCAACAACCGCTTAAATAAAAGCATCTTCACCCCAAATTAGCACCTCATTTTTATCCCGACTTGGTGGGTATAAATATTTTTACGATCATCCCTGACAGTCTGTTACACAAAGACAATCAGGCTA
This DNA window, taken from Syngnathoides biaculeatus isolate LvHL_M chromosome 17, ASM1980259v1, whole genome shotgun sequence, encodes the following:
- the ark2n gene encoding uncharacterized protein C18orf25 homolog isoform X5, with the translated sequence MKMADSEKAEEFVDAECLSERLDEAQSGTTSVQDEHLKTETTTSTSSPPREKEDDSPLHTEGEQSLLSMPCLMKELRRDSPESQRASTGSEKPASRHIYESDSSNPCMLSPSSSGHLADSDTLSSGAEGGGEEAQTKMEADPSKEADRQTSGRKSRRSRSESEAPPNAMAAKKNRCQPAALGASGPEKQINGKQVKVKGHRSQKHKERMRLLRQKREAAARKKYNLLQDSSTSDSELTCDSSTSSSDDDDDDTSGGSKTIKTDIPDKKETAQPSDDTAAGEDHGASSSCGGTNVTWCSGKGTLPFSANEAVARNAGN
- the ark2n gene encoding uncharacterized protein C18orf25 homolog isoform X4, coding for MKMADSEKAEEFVDAECLSERLDEAQSGTTSVQDEHLKTETTTSTSSPPREKEDDSPLHTEGEQSLLSMPCLMKELRRDSPESQRASTGSEKPASRHIYESDSSNPCMLSPSSSGHLADSDTLSSGAEGGGEEAQTKMEADPSKEADRQTSGRKSRRSRSESEAPPNAMAAKKNRCQPAALGASGPEKQINGKQVKVKGHRSQKHKERMRLLRQKREAAARKKYNLLQDSSTSDSELTCDSSTSSSDDDDDDTSGGSKTIKTDIPERNSPTVCDPSSTKSKSSPSTSCSTEVEVIDKKETAQPSDDTAAGEDHGASSSCGGTNVTWCSGKGTLPFSANEAVARNAGN
- the ark2n gene encoding uncharacterized protein C18orf25 homolog isoform X3, translating into MKMADSEKAEEFVDAECLSERLDEAQSGTTSVQDEHLKTETTTSTSSPPREKEDDSPLHTEGEQSLLSMPCLMKELRRDSPESQRASTGSEKPASRHIYESDSSNPCMLSPSSSGHLADSDTLSSGAEGGGEEAQTKMEADPSKEADRQTSGRKSRRSRSESEAPPNAMAAKKNRCQPAALGASGPEKQINGKQVKVKGHRSQKHKERMRLLRQKREAAARKKYNLLQDSSTSDSELTCDSSTSSSDDDDDDTSGGSKTIKTDIPGHAEAGALHKDGRQHKGQISIASSDSEVEIVGVQENTRCAHPCGGVIKSLSSWKDDHSAERSAGGTTHPPPQLWTCVSPQSSWVSPPEVVDLTLDEESGGHKLLQ
- the ark2n gene encoding uncharacterized protein C18orf25 homolog isoform X1; translated protein: MKMADSEKAEEFVDAECLSERLDEAQSGTTSVQDEHLKTETTTSTSSPPREKEDDSPLHTEGEQSLLSMPCLMKELRRDSPESQRASTGSEKPASRHIYESDSSNPCMLSPSSSGHLADSDTLSSGAEGGGEEAQTKMEADPSKEADRQTSGRKSRRSRSESEAPPNAMAAKKNRCQPAALGASGPEKQINGKQVKVKGHRSQKHKERMRLLRQKREAAARKKYNLLQDSSTSDSELTCDSSTSSSDDDDDDTSGGSKTIKTDIPDGPPVVGHYDISDTDSNQEGMNAEKVRPSVIKRELETLRGRNVAERSGCIRALSSVAGHAEAGALHKDGRQHKGQISIASSDSEVEIVGVQENTRCAHPCGGVIKSLSSWKDDHSAERSAGGTTHPPPQLWTCVSPQSSWVSPPEVVDLTLDEESGGHKLLQ
- the ark2n gene encoding uncharacterized protein C18orf25 homolog isoform X2, whose amino-acid sequence is MKMADSEKAEEFVDAECLSERLDEAQSGTTSVQDEHLKTETTTSTSSPPREKEDDSPLHTEGEQSLLSMPCLMKELRRDSPESQRASTGSEKPASRHIYESDSSNPCMLSPSSSGHLADSDTLSSGAEGGGEEAQTKMEADPSKEADRQTSGRKSRRSRSESEAPPNAMAAKKNRCQPAALGASGPEKQINGKQVKVKGHRSQKHKERMRLLRQKREAAARKKYNLLQDSSTSDSELTCDSSTSSSDDDDDDTSGGSKTIKTDIPAGFGRASERSRVGAHIHGLLDSGAWDRNGISSVLEEAMTRFAVMQRQTEERFRVWMEKLAHLDSDDSSKRSSDAPEGGQQHPPLSQGARPSPASSFLPSSESAETMAAYILARANNAAVAPVDNNNILPEAVTQNGNLAVPDPGLLNV